One window of Gloeothece citriformis PCC 7424 genomic DNA carries:
- a CDS encoding diguanylate cyclase domain-containing protein encodes MNETNSNQEQLLLKITNLIHHNLDFTDTIQKITQAAQDFLKIDRVTIYQFAQDGSGEVIAESTTPTRLPSLLGLHFPASDIPSKSLEQFAKLRSSSIIDVSAKRKTINSFNEYSDGKSNTLYIPTYSTVDPCHLQYLLAMGVLSSLSMPIFYWDQLWGLLIAHHSEPRRFSREELWTIELWCRQISLALAQNTLVSQFQKQKQQEHFIETINRLIDNQSNLSECWQKILLETLKTLQADGARLYIVSELTGQGDQLYTYGSQPLFPQLEEQPQWQQLMKGKLSQPDDSSYPSTRPFTCTLAQLSADPQYHLLSKAFGNQSIQSFLFIPLRSRSQWVGCLTLFRQEQEWETLWAGQQKLDQHNSTPRQSFSPWCEIQRGVREWSTDELKLAEVLGLHLYMIVIQQRLTRLIRHQASYDVITQLPNGIIFNHRLSLALVDAVNQGNMLGVVILDLNQFKRINDSLGHGVGDFLLTKVRDRLQNALDTYSIFNPLLARWHGARFIILLSKLSYSDESVMVCQKLLNDFQEPFYVQSQAIYLGASLGIALAPYDGDTAEILLKNAESAMYEAKKQGKNTYQIYRPGSDHDKNKLILEADLRKAIERNEFVLHYQPQIDLNTRKLIGVEALIRWQHPSLGMVSPALFIPLAEETGLICPLGEWVLRTACHQYRIWQKAGFPKIQMAVNLSAFQLQQDDIVARIAMILKETGMTPSDLELEITETTVMENLEQMTAILEQLKQMGIKIAIDDFGTGYSSLNVLKHLPVDTLKIDKSFVQDITLDSNDAKLCQGIIMLGKAFELDVLAEGVETFTQLEFLRSLNCDRAQGYLISRPLAPDALIELLLKAQTLIPSPSSQEVNLLHSSSPSWPNSIIPNSPHQLDYHPPMIETGSPYIKIESFEAKNSQNLQEYLYLKQEIQQQANRERIIMDVAQKIRASLNLDDILNTTVSEIRHLLNTDRVFIYRFDENWVGKVVVESVACPEFSILGEWIDEPCFRDQYVKYYRQGRIKAIEDIAQIELTPCHRELLNRYQVKANLVLPIVYQDKLWGLLIAHDCRKPRKWQDHEITLLSQIAIGAAIAIHQGELYQQLESANLELKKLSCLDGLTQVANRHRFDMYLDQEWRRLMRSQQFLSLILCDVDHFKGYNDTYGHLAGDQCLQQVAQVIKNAVGRPADLVARYGGEEFAIILPDTPLRGALYVAEQIRQQVQYLTIPHPQSTHQWVTLSSGVASFIPSAALSPKALINAADEALYQAKANGRNQVVFSPS; translated from the coding sequence ATGAATGAAACCAACTCCAACCAAGAACAGTTGCTTTTAAAAATAACAAATCTTATTCACCACAATCTAGATTTTACGGATACTATACAAAAAATTACTCAAGCTGCCCAGGACTTTTTAAAAATAGACCGAGTAACCATTTATCAATTTGCTCAAGATGGAAGCGGAGAAGTGATCGCAGAATCAACCACTCCTACTCGTTTACCCTCATTATTAGGATTACATTTTCCCGCCTCAGATATTCCCTCAAAATCCCTAGAACAATTTGCTAAATTACGCTCAAGCAGTATTATCGATGTCAGTGCTAAACGCAAGACCATCAATAGTTTCAATGAATACAGCGATGGAAAATCGAATACTCTTTATATCCCCACTTACTCTACAGTCGATCCTTGTCATCTTCAATATCTCTTAGCGATGGGAGTGCTTTCTTCTCTGTCAATGCCGATCTTTTATTGGGATCAATTGTGGGGATTACTCATCGCTCATCATAGCGAACCTCGGCGGTTTTCCAGAGAGGAATTATGGACAATAGAACTCTGGTGTCGGCAAATTTCTTTAGCTTTAGCTCAAAATACATTAGTTTCCCAATTTCAAAAACAAAAGCAACAAGAACACTTTATAGAAACGATTAATCGTCTGATTGATAATCAATCTAATTTAAGTGAATGTTGGCAAAAAATTTTATTAGAAACCCTAAAAACTTTACAAGCAGACGGAGCAAGACTTTATATTGTCTCAGAATTAACCGGACAAGGGGATCAACTCTATACTTACGGAAGTCAACCCCTCTTTCCCCAATTAGAAGAACAACCCCAATGGCAACAGTTGATGAAGGGCAAACTCTCTCAACCCGATGATTCCTCTTATCCTTCAACTCGTCCCTTTACCTGTACTCTAGCTCAACTGTCCGCCGATCCCCAGTATCATTTACTCAGTAAAGCTTTTGGCAATCAATCGATACAGTCTTTTTTATTTATTCCTTTGCGTTCCCGCAGTCAATGGGTAGGATGTTTAACTCTCTTTCGTCAAGAACAGGAATGGGAAACCCTCTGGGCCGGACAACAAAAATTAGATCAGCATAACTCAACCCCTAGACAATCTTTTTCTCCTTGGTGTGAAATTCAGCGAGGTGTTCGGGAGTGGAGTACGGATGAATTGAAACTTGCCGAAGTGTTAGGTCTTCATCTGTATATGATCGTGATTCAACAACGATTAACCCGTCTCATTCGTCATCAAGCGTCTTATGATGTGATTACTCAATTGCCCAACGGGATCATCTTTAATCATCGTTTATCCTTAGCTTTAGTCGATGCCGTTAATCAAGGGAATATGTTAGGGGTTGTTATTCTTGACCTCAATCAGTTTAAACGGATCAATGATTCTTTAGGTCATGGAGTCGGGGATTTTCTCTTAACTAAAGTGCGCGATCGCCTACAAAATGCCCTCGATACTTATTCAATCTTTAACCCTTTATTGGCGCGTTGGCATGGAGCGAGATTTATTATTTTACTGTCTAAGCTTTCTTATAGTGACGAATCGGTGATGGTTTGTCAAAAACTTTTAAATGATTTTCAAGAACCGTTTTATGTCCAAAGTCAAGCGATTTATTTAGGCGCAAGTCTAGGAATTGCTTTAGCTCCTTATGATGGAGATACTGCCGAAATTCTGCTCAAAAATGCCGAATCGGCCATGTATGAAGCTAAAAAACAAGGGAAAAATACTTATCAAATTTATCGTCCTGGCTCAGATCACGATAAGAATAAACTCATTTTAGAAGCCGATTTACGCAAAGCGATCGAGCGCAACGAATTTGTTTTACATTATCAACCCCAAATCGATTTAAACACCCGTAAACTGATCGGAGTAGAAGCCTTAATCCGTTGGCAACATCCCAGTTTAGGCATGGTTTCACCGGCGTTATTTATTCCGTTAGCCGAAGAAACCGGCTTAATTTGTCCCTTGGGAGAATGGGTATTAAGAACAGCTTGTCATCAATATCGAATTTGGCAAAAGGCAGGGTTTCCTAAAATTCAAATGGCGGTCAATCTTTCGGCTTTTCAACTGCAACAAGACGACATCGTTGCCCGAATTGCGATGATCTTAAAAGAAACTGGCATGACTCCCTCGGATTTAGAGTTAGAAATTACTGAAACGACAGTCATGGAAAATTTAGAGCAAATGACGGCTATTTTAGAACAACTGAAACAGATGGGAATCAAAATCGCTATTGATGATTTTGGGACGGGATATTCTTCCCTAAATGTGCTTAAACATTTGCCAGTTGATACTCTCAAAATTGATAAATCTTTTGTCCAAGATATAACTTTAGATTCCAACGATGCTAAACTTTGTCAAGGGATTATTATGCTCGGCAAAGCTTTTGAATTAGACGTTTTAGCCGAAGGAGTCGAAACTTTCACCCAGTTAGAATTTTTACGTTCTCTGAACTGCGATCGGGCACAAGGATATTTAATTAGTCGTCCTCTAGCCCCAGATGCGTTAATAGAATTATTACTTAAAGCTCAGACCTTAATTCCTTCTCCCAGTAGTCAAGAGGTTAACCTTTTACATTCATCCTCACCGAGTTGGCCAAATTCTATTATTCCCAATTCTCCTCATCAACTCGACTATCATCCCCCAATGATTGAAACCGGTTCACCCTATATTAAAATAGAAAGTTTTGAAGCCAAAAATTCCCAAAACCTTCAAGAATATCTCTATCTTAAACAAGAAATTCAACAACAAGCCAATCGAGAAAGAATCATCATGGACGTGGCGCAAAAAATCCGCGCTTCCCTCAATCTCGATGATATTCTCAATACAACTGTCAGTGAAATTCGCCATCTTCTCAATACCGATCGCGTATTTATTTACCGTTTTGATGAAAATTGGGTCGGAAAAGTCGTCGTTGAATCCGTTGCTTGTCCTGAATTTTCCATTTTAGGAGAATGGATTGATGAACCCTGTTTTCGAGATCAATATGTCAAATATTATCGACAAGGACGAATTAAAGCGATCGAAGATATTGCTCAAATAGAACTGACTCCTTGTCATCGGGAGTTACTTAATCGTTATCAAGTTAAAGCGAATTTAGTCCTACCGATTGTTTATCAAGATAAATTATGGGGCTTATTAATTGCCCATGATTGTCGAAAACCTCGTAAATGGCAAGATCACGAAATCACCTTACTATCTCAAATTGCTATTGGCGCGGCGATCGCCATACACCAAGGAGAACTCTATCAACAACTCGAATCAGCCAATTTAGAATTAAAAAAACTCTCTTGTCTCGATGGATTAACTCAAGTCGCCAACCGTCACCGCTTTGATATGTATTTAGACCAAGAATGGCGGAGGTTAATGCGTTCCCAGCAGTTTTTATCCCTCATTTTGTGTGACGTAGACCATTTTAAAGGGTATAACGACACTTACGGTCATTTAGCGGGCGATCAATGTTTACAACAGGTGGCCCAAGTGATCAAAAATGCCGTAGGACGACCGGCTGATTTAGTAGCCCGTTATGGAGGAGAGGAATTTGCCATTATTTTACCCGATACCCCTTTAAGGGGAGCGTTATATGTCGCTGAACAAATTCGACAACAAGTTCAATATTTAACAATTCCTCATCCCCAATCGACCCATCAATGGGTTACTTTAAGTTCAGGGGTAGCCAGTTTTATTCCTAGTGCTGCCCTTTCTCCTAAAGCGTTGATTAATGCTGCCGATGAAGCGCTTTATCAAGCTAAAGCCAACGGACGTAATCAAGTGGTTTTTAGTCCTTCTTGA
- the adhE gene encoding bifunctional acetaldehyde-CoA/alcohol dehydrogenase, whose protein sequence is MKVTNLEELEALIQRTKAAQEIYATYTQEQVDEIFKKAALAANAARIPLAKMAVAETGMGVIEDKVIKNHFASEIIYNKYKSDKTCGVIEEDKSFGFQKIAEPVGLVAGIVPTTNPTATAIFKSLITLKTRNGIIFSPHPRAKTCTIEAARIVLEAAIEAGAPEHLIGWIDEPSVELSQRLMQHPNISLILATGGPGMVKAAYSSGRPSLGVGAGNTPALIDDTAHIKMAVSSIILSKTFDNGMICASEQSVVVLDRIYDIVKEEFRERGAYFLTPEEEEKLGKVLIVDGHINGEVVGQSVQKLAELGGFAVPENTRVLIAEVEEIGYDEPFAYEKLSPVLGMYRATDFTDGLNKAEQLVEFAGRGHTAVLYTSPSNKDHIRQFEETIETARVLINTPSSQGAIGDIYNFRLDPSLTLGCGTWGGNSISENVEPRHLLNIKTVAERRENMLWFRVPPKVYFKYGALPIAIRELAGKQRAFIVTDKPLYNLGLTKGLEEVLEEIGMRYNVFYDVEPDPSLETVNRGLGVMREFNPDVIIAIGGGSPMDAAKIMWLLYEHPEIEFEGLAMRFMDIRKRVYDLPPLGQKAILVAVPTTSGTGSEVTPFAVVTDRRKNIKYPLADYALTPTMAVVDPELVLQMPKSLTAYGGLDALTHATEAFVSVLASEFTTGLCLEAIRLIFKYLPSAYHNGAKDYKAREKVHYAATMAGMAFANSFLGICHSMAHQLGAVFHVPHGLANAMMISHVIRYNATDAPFKQATFSQYKYPNAIWRYARIADYLGLGGATKEDKVDRLIEVIEDLKRRLDVPMALKDVIHVTEAEFLAKVDEIADQAFDDQCTGSNPRYPLIKDLRELLIKAYYGESPVTSNGNGRQYLTLEDVKTDPQPIA, encoded by the coding sequence ATGAAAGTCACTAACCTTGAAGAACTTGAAGCGCTAATTCAAAGAACAAAAGCCGCCCAAGAAATTTATGCTACCTACACTCAAGAACAGGTTGACGAAATTTTCAAAAAAGCTGCCCTCGCTGCTAATGCGGCTCGTATTCCCCTCGCTAAAATGGCCGTCGCTGAGACCGGCATGGGAGTTATTGAGGATAAAGTGATAAAAAACCATTTTGCCTCGGAAATTATCTATAACAAATATAAAAGTGATAAAACCTGTGGAGTCATCGAAGAAGATAAATCTTTTGGCTTTCAAAAAATAGCTGAACCGGTCGGATTAGTAGCCGGTATTGTTCCCACTACTAACCCCACCGCCACCGCCATTTTTAAATCTCTCATTACCCTAAAAACCCGCAATGGAATTATTTTTTCTCCCCATCCCAGAGCGAAAACCTGTACCATAGAAGCCGCGAGAATTGTCCTAGAAGCGGCAATAGAAGCGGGCGCTCCGGAACATCTCATCGGTTGGATTGATGAACCGTCGGTAGAATTATCTCAACGGTTGATGCAGCATCCCAATATTAGCCTCATCCTAGCCACAGGAGGGCCGGGAATGGTCAAGGCGGCTTATTCTTCTGGTCGTCCCTCTTTAGGGGTGGGAGCCGGCAATACTCCGGCTCTAATTGATGATACGGCACATATTAAAATGGCTGTATCTTCGATTATTCTCAGTAAAACCTTCGATAATGGGATGATTTGCGCCAGTGAACAATCCGTTGTGGTGCTGGATCGGATTTATGATATCGTCAAAGAAGAATTCCGGGAACGGGGCGCTTATTTCCTGACCCCCGAAGAAGAGGAAAAACTCGGTAAGGTTTTAATCGTTGATGGTCATATTAATGGGGAAGTCGTTGGGCAGTCGGTGCAAAAATTAGCCGAGTTGGGCGGTTTTGCCGTTCCTGAAAATACCCGGGTACTGATTGCAGAAGTAGAAGAGATTGGCTATGATGAACCCTTTGCCTATGAAAAATTATCCCCTGTATTGGGAATGTATCGGGCAACAGATTTTACTGATGGCCTCAATAAAGCCGAACAATTAGTCGAATTTGCCGGCAGAGGACACACCGCCGTGTTATATACGTCCCCCTCCAACAAAGACCACATTAGACAGTTTGAAGAAACAATTGAAACCGCGCGAGTTTTAATTAATACTCCCTCGTCTCAAGGGGCAATTGGGGATATCTATAATTTTCGCTTAGACCCTTCTTTAACTTTAGGATGTGGGACTTGGGGCGGTAACTCTATCAGTGAAAACGTTGAACCCCGTCACCTCCTCAATATTAAAACGGTGGCAGAACGCCGGGAAAATATGCTCTGGTTTCGTGTTCCCCCCAAAGTTTATTTTAAATATGGAGCGTTACCGATCGCTATTCGGGAATTAGCCGGCAAACAACGGGCATTTATTGTCACCGACAAACCTCTTTATAATTTGGGACTGACCAAAGGGTTAGAGGAGGTACTCGAAGAAATTGGCATGAGGTACAATGTTTTTTACGATGTAGAACCCGATCCCTCCTTAGAAACGGTCAATCGAGGGTTAGGGGTGATGCGAGAGTTTAACCCAGATGTGATCATTGCCATTGGAGGAGGTTCGCCAATGGATGCGGCGAAAATTATGTGGCTATTGTATGAACATCCAGAGATCGAATTTGAAGGGTTAGCGATGCGGTTTATGGATATCCGTAAACGGGTGTATGATTTGCCTCCCCTCGGACAAAAAGCCATTTTAGTCGCTGTTCCCACCACTTCCGGCACCGGCTCGGAAGTGACCCCCTTTGCCGTCGTGACCGATCGACGCAAAAATATTAAATATCCTTTGGCGGATTATGCCCTAACTCCGACAATGGCAGTAGTTGATCCAGAGTTAGTGTTACAGATGCCTAAGTCTTTAACCGCCTATGGGGGACTAGATGCCCTTACCCATGCTACAGAAGCCTTTGTCTCGGTTTTAGCCTCAGAATTTACCACCGGACTCTGTTTAGAAGCAATTCGGCTGATTTTTAAATATCTTCCTTCGGCTTATCATAACGGGGCGAAAGATTATAAAGCGAGGGAAAAGGTGCATTATGCCGCGACGATGGCCGGTATGGCCTTTGCGAATAGCTTTTTAGGAATTTGTCACTCGATGGCGCATCAATTGGGAGCAGTTTTTCATGTTCCTCACGGGTTAGCGAATGCGATGATGATTTCTCATGTCATCCGTTACAATGCCACTGATGCCCCCTTTAAACAAGCCACTTTCTCTCAATATAAATATCCTAATGCGATTTGGCGTTATGCTCGTATCGCGGATTATTTGGGCTTAGGTGGCGCAACGAAAGAGGACAAAGTCGATCGCTTGATAGAAGTGATAGAAGACCTTAAACGTCGCTTAGATGTGCCGATGGCGTTAAAAGACGTTATTCATGTCACTGAAGCGGAATTTTTAGCGAAAGTCGATGAAATCGCCGATCAAGCGTTTGACGATCAGTGTACGGGTTCAAATCCTCGTTATCCTTTAATTAAAGACCTTAGAGAGCTTTTAATTAAGGCTTATTATGGAGAATCTCCGGTGACTAGCAACGGCAACGGCAGACAATATTTAACCCTAGAAGATGTCAAAACCGATCCTCAACCGATCGCCTAA
- a CDS encoding isocitrate/isopropylmalate family dehydrogenase: MTQTTPTIVVMHGDQTGEELLIQALRVLQPSVIRQPLQFLDYDLSLENRRATDNKVVWEAAQAARDSGLSLKAATITPEIAGDVGSPNAILREALNAKVILRTGRRIPKIRPIAGVYSPIAIVRMAVDDAYGSKEWRETTENGDEIAYRTSKISRSTCRAVAEFTFQYAKRTKAKVFGGPKFTVSATYEGMFKEELDAAAKRYPEVPYQPLLIDATFALLLQTTGESLVIPALNRDGDLLSDMVLQMYGSIAGSESLVLGFESGSDQVKTVMAEAPHGTAPALFGKNIANPMAMILAGAALLSYGRIPQAEKASRAIYESVFETIYEGKATPDLGGQMTTSEFTDEVIRRVETKLEVWSSLEG, encoded by the coding sequence ATGACTCAAACCACCCCAACTATTGTTGTCATGCACGGTGATCAAACCGGCGAAGAACTTTTAATCCAAGCCTTGCGGGTACTGCAACCCTCAGTCATTCGTCAACCGTTGCAATTTCTCGACTATGATTTAAGTTTAGAAAATCGTCGCGCTACCGACAATAAAGTCGTTTGGGAAGCCGCCCAAGCCGCCAGGGATAGCGGACTATCCTTAAAAGCCGCTACCATTACCCCAGAAATTGCCGGAGATGTGGGAAGTCCTAATGCTATTTTACGGGAAGCCTTAAACGCCAAAGTAATTTTAAGAACGGGGCGACGAATTCCCAAAATTAGACCTATTGCCGGGGTATATTCTCCTATTGCTATTGTTCGCATGGCGGTAGATGATGCCTATGGGTCTAAAGAATGGCGAGAAACTACCGAAAATGGAGATGAGATCGCTTATCGTACCTCGAAAATTTCCCGCTCAACCTGTCGCGCAGTCGCTGAATTTACCTTTCAATATGCAAAACGGACAAAAGCAAAGGTATTTGGCGGCCCTAAATTTACCGTCAGTGCCACCTATGAGGGGATGTTTAAAGAAGAATTAGACGCGGCGGCGAAACGATACCCAGAAGTTCCCTATCAACCCTTGTTAATTGATGCCACTTTTGCCCTATTATTGCAGACTACGGGAGAATCTTTAGTTATTCCTGCCCTCAACCGGGATGGAGATTTACTGTCAGATATGGTATTGCAGATGTATGGGAGTATTGCCGGCTCAGAGAGTTTAGTATTAGGATTTGAGAGTGGGAGCGATCAAGTTAAAACGGTGATGGCTGAAGCCCCTCATGGTACAGCCCCGGCTTTGTTTGGTAAAAATATTGCTAACCCAATGGCGATGATTTTAGCGGGTGCGGCTTTATTAAGTTATGGGAGGATTCCCCAAGCGGAAAAAGCCTCTCGTGCTATCTATGAAAGTGTTTTTGAAACCATTTACGAGGGGAAAGCGACCCCAGACTTAGGGGGACAAATGACCACCAGTGAATTTACGGATGAAGTGATTCGACGGGTTGAGACTAAGTTAGAAGTGTGGTCTTCTTTGGAAGGATAG
- a CDS encoding class I SAM-dependent DNA methyltransferase, whose product MEKSGLDFYDDEAVFTNYTEHRQRLDTPNDTLEKPVMMDLIGIITDKRILDLGCGDAAIGREFLDRGAASYVGLEGSHKMAALALQTLAGTSGQVIRQEIETWTYPPAAFDLVIARLSLHYVADLKRVFSNVRQTLDRQGQFVFSVEHPVITSCDRGWKAGTLRQDWVVDDYFKTGLRVTNWLGAYVKKYHRTIEEYFYLLQEAGLRIKDLREARPQLQHFHDIQTYERRKRIPLFLILAANKGK is encoded by the coding sequence ATGGAAAAATCAGGTTTGGATTTCTATGACGATGAAGCAGTTTTTACGAATTACACTGAACATCGTCAACGTCTAGACACGCCGAATGACACTCTCGAAAAACCAGTAATGATGGATCTTATTGGAATCATTACTGACAAACGTATTCTCGATCTCGGCTGTGGTGATGCAGCAATTGGGCGAGAATTTCTTGATCGGGGTGCAGCAAGTTATGTTGGACTGGAAGGGTCGCACAAAATGGCTGCCCTTGCCCTCCAGACCCTTGCCGGCACATCAGGTCAAGTCATTAGGCAAGAGATTGAGACTTGGACATATCCACCAGCCGCCTTCGATCTCGTTATCGCACGACTTTCCCTGCATTATGTGGCTGACTTGAAACGGGTTTTTAGTAACGTCAGACAGACCCTCGACAGACAAGGACAATTCGTCTTTTCGGTTGAGCATCCCGTGATCACCTCCTGCGATCGAGGTTGGAAGGCTGGAACTTTACGTCAAGATTGGGTTGTGGATGACTATTTTAAGACTGGACTACGAGTTACAAATTGGCTAGGGGCTTATGTAAAAAAATACCATCGAACGATCGAAGAATATTTCTACCTGCTTCAGGAAGCGGGACTAAGGATTAAAGACCTACGGGAAGCACGTCCTCAACTCCAACACTTTCATGACATACAAACTTATGAACGACGAAAGCGTATTCCTCTATTTTTAATTCTTGCAGCAAACAAGGGCAAATAA
- a CDS encoding chromophore lyase CpcT/CpeT, giving the protein MTHATDIKTLARWMAADFSNQEQAWANPPLYAHIRVCMRPLSHDVLGGTSLFLEQAYDFMLNSPYRLRVLKFIVVDDRIELENYKVKEQEQFFGAARDPKRLQTLTIDHLEKLPGCDMTVEWTGHSFKGQVKPGKQCIVIRKDKETYLDNSFEIDEHKLISIDRGFDPVTDELVWGSIAGAFHFTRRASFADEVI; this is encoded by the coding sequence ATGACCCACGCAACTGATATTAAGACTTTAGCTCGATGGATGGCCGCAGATTTTAGTAATCAAGAGCAAGCTTGGGCAAATCCTCCTTTATATGCTCATATTAGAGTCTGTATGCGTCCATTATCCCATGATGTATTGGGAGGAACGAGTCTATTTCTTGAACAGGCTTATGATTTTATGTTAAATTCCCCCTATCGCTTACGGGTGTTAAAGTTTATAGTGGTTGATGATCGTATAGAATTAGAAAATTATAAAGTTAAAGAGCAAGAACAGTTTTTTGGGGCAGCACGTGATCCAAAACGTCTCCAAACTTTAACGATCGATCATCTGGAAAAGTTACCGGGCTGTGATATGACGGTAGAATGGACAGGCCACAGTTTTAAAGGTCAAGTTAAACCGGGTAAGCAATGTATTGTTATCCGCAAAGATAAAGAAACGTATTTAGATAATAGTTTTGAGATCGATGAACATAAACTGATTAGTATAGACCGGGGTTTTGATCCGGTAACGGATGAGTTAGTCTGGGGATCAATTGCAGGGGCGTTTCATTTCACCCGTCGCGCCAGTTTTGCTGATGAGGTGATTTAA
- a CDS encoding ABC1 kinase family protein, translated as MARITQPPEIQSQDYLTVDIEPFPLSATHRVPPQSLEDVADESWRYDPDRIYAYYGNRPLKVLGRLLTILVPFASFAIGLWWDKVQGLQVKNSIKRAIQLREMLTHLGPTYIKIGQALSTRPDLVPPEYLEELATLQDQLPSFPNEIAYHFIEEELGAPPQEIYAELSPQPIAAASLGQVYKGRLKTGEEVAVKVQRPDLLERITLDVYIMRRLATWAQNNIKRIRSNLVAITDELASRIFEEMNYVHEGRNAEKFAELYGHLPEIYVPKVYWEYTGRRVLTIEWINGIKLTNIKEIQARGIDATHLVEIGVNCSLRQLLEHGFFHADPHPGNLLAMNDGKLAYLDFGMMSIIKPYQRYGLIEAVVHLVNRDFEALAYDYVQLDFLSPDTDLRPIIPALTRVFGNALGASVAELNFKSITDQMSAMMYEFPFQVPAYYALIIRSMVTLEGIAIGIDPNFKVLSKAYPYIAKRLLTDPSEQLRTSLRDLLFKEGSFRWNRLENLLRNAKDSPDYDFDKVVDQGIDFLFSERGAFIRERLVNELVNSIDLITRKTWFNFSSSVREQVGLAVQETPPELRDSSKSLEHLKNIWGILQQTRGFDPMRLVPVLTKLITKPETQQIGQKIAEGLAQKAITRLIRHLLLEEEGSPTIDSYSYPVKAPIKRLPPATVS; from the coding sequence ATGGCTCGAATTACTCAACCTCCAGAAATACAGTCTCAAGACTACCTTACCGTTGATATAGAACCTTTTCCTCTGTCCGCAACTCATCGAGTCCCCCCACAGTCTCTAGAGGATGTCGCGGATGAGAGTTGGCGCTATGATCCCGATCGCATTTATGCTTATTACGGAAACCGTCCTCTAAAAGTATTAGGACGGCTATTAACTATTCTTGTTCCTTTTGCCTCTTTTGCGATCGGCTTATGGTGGGATAAGGTACAAGGGTTACAGGTCAAAAATTCCATCAAACGAGCGATCCAACTGAGGGAAATGTTAACTCACCTCGGGCCAACTTATATTAAAATTGGGCAAGCCCTCTCGACAAGACCAGATTTAGTTCCTCCTGAATATTTAGAAGAACTCGCTACCCTACAAGATCAACTCCCCTCTTTTCCTAATGAAATTGCTTATCATTTTATTGAAGAAGAATTAGGCGCACCTCCTCAAGAAATTTATGCCGAACTTTCCCCTCAACCGATCGCGGCTGCATCTTTAGGACAGGTTTATAAAGGAAGATTAAAAACCGGTGAAGAAGTTGCGGTTAAAGTTCAACGTCCCGATCTATTAGAACGCATTACCTTAGATGTTTATATTATGCGTCGTTTAGCGACTTGGGCGCAAAATAATATTAAACGAATTCGCTCTAATTTAGTCGCCATTACCGATGAATTAGCTAGTCGTATTTTTGAAGAGATGAATTATGTCCATGAGGGAAGAAATGCCGAAAAATTTGCCGAACTCTATGGACATTTACCGGAAATTTATGTTCCTAAAGTCTATTGGGAATATACCGGACGACGAGTCCTAACTATAGAATGGATTAATGGCATTAAATTAACTAATATTAAAGAAATTCAAGCGAGGGGAATTGATGCAACTCATCTCGTAGAAATTGGGGTAAATTGCTCTCTGCGTCAATTATTAGAACATGGGTTTTTCCATGCTGATCCTCACCCCGGTAATTTATTAGCCATGAATGACGGTAAGTTGGCTTATCTAGATTTCGGGATGATGAGTATTATTAAACCCTATCAAAGATATGGATTAATTGAGGCTGTTGTTCATTTAGTTAATCGGGATTTTGAAGCGTTGGCTTATGATTATGTTCAGTTAGACTTTTTGAGTCCCGATACGGATTTAAGACCGATTATACCGGCTTTAACCAGGGTTTTTGGGAATGCTTTAGGGGCTAGTGTTGCTGAGTTAAATTTTAAAAGTATTACCGATCAAATGTCGGCGATGATGTATGAATTTCCCTTTCAAGTGCCGGCTTATTATGCTTTAATTATTCGCTCTATGGTGACTCTAGAAGGGATTGCGATCGGCATAGATCCGAATTTTAAAGTTCTCAGTAAAGCTTATCCTTACATTGCTAAACGTCTTTTAACTGATCCTTCGGAACAATTACGAACTTCTCTGAGAGATTTACTGTTTAAAGAGGGAAGTTTTCGCTGGAATCGCTTGGAGAATTTATTACGTAATGCGAAAGATTCTCCCGATTATGATTTTGATAAGGTCGTCGATCAAGGGATTGATTTTCTCTTCTCAGAAAGAGGCGCGTTTATTCGGGAAAGATTGGTTAATGAATTGGTCAATTCTATTGATCTGATTACTCGAAAAACATGGTTTAATTTTTCTAGTTCTGTGCGAGAACAAGTTGGATTGGCTGTACAGGAAACTCCCCCAGAATTAAGAGATAGTTCTAAAAGTCTTGAGCATTTAAAAAATATTTGGGGAATTTTACAACAGACTCGCGGATTCGATCCTATGCGTTTAGTTCCGGTGTTAACTAAATTGATTACTAAACCAGAAACTCAACAAATTGGACAGAAAATAGCTGAGGGATTAGCCCAAAAAGCTATTACTCGTTTGATTCGTCATTTATTGTTAGAAGAGGAAGGATCTCCGACAATAGATAGTTATAGTTATCCGGTTAAAGCTCCTATCAAAAGATTACCGCCGGCAACGGTTTCTTAA